The Marasmius oreades isolate 03SP1 chromosome 2, whole genome shotgun sequence genomic sequence TCATTTCTCCAGCGTCTCGAGGAAAGCTGCATCATCCCAGACCGACGGTGAGACGACGTCGAAGCACAGGTACTGTAGTCGAGGCTCAGGGAGTATTGTTTGTTTGGTTTACATAACTTCATATGTTCTTGTCCTTTATTGTACAAGTATACACTATAAGCTCGGTGATAGGCAATATGAATCTGCTTGCTCACCACTTTAATCCTTCGATGCTTCCTCAATCTCCTTCCTCCACCGGTATTGAATTTCAATCTGCTCTCTGAAGATTTTGTACTTGGCCTCGAGCAGCTTCTTCTCGCGTTTCGAAGCTGCAGGTCTAATGATCGTGCCAGGGGGGGTCATCTCGACCTACAGAGCATGATCTTTTGAGCTGCGCACGCAAAGCGAATGGCCACACACACCATTATGTTCCAAAGCAAATGATTCTGCTCCTTCTCATTCATCTTTTTCCCTTGCGTCTCCGCAGCGAACCTCCCGAGCATAGCTGCTCCCAGAACTACCGCACCCGCATGGTCAAAGGGTAACACAATTGGCATGCTGCACGTTTCTGCGAAAAGCTGCATCATCAGTATATTCTTCGCCTGACCACCGCTCATGTAGATCGACTCGATACTGTGGCCTTTCAGGTTCATCTCGTCGACGATGTGACGCGTCTGAAGAGCAATAGCTTCAAGCGTTAGATAGTATTTGCGAGCAAGGTCGTGAATACCATCGTCCTATAACGAAACATTTGAACATCGGTTAATGATTGAGTTGGATTGGAAGAGGAACGGACCAATGCAAGACCGACGAAAGAACCTCTCATTCTGGGGTCGGCGAGGGGAGATCGGTTTCCGTGCAAGTCTGGATAGAAATGCATATGTTTGGTAAGCTCCGTCAAGCTTTCGGCGTTGGCTTCCTTCTTCAGATCTTGCAACATATCGTAAAGGACTAGGAGCGGTGATTAGTGAACAAAGTCAGCGAGGTCGATGGAGTCTTCGGACCTGTATGGATGTTCTTCTCTTGTTCTTTTCCTAGTTCCACGAGCTTTGAATGGGCAGGATGACTTTTGATCATGAAATCGATGAGCTGCAGCAAAAGATAAAGGCGTTTCTCCAGCGGAGACGGTATCGAGATTTACCTGTCCAGTAGACGACTGTCCTCCTTCATTCATCCACCATCCAGGGAATACTGGGTCCTAAGCAGGGTGGATGAGtcctggaatgactgtagGATGACCGTTGAATCAATATTACCTTATAAGGTCCCCATACGCCGTTGACAAACACGCCATCTTTACTCTGCACCAAGAACATAAACAGCTTGGTGATTATCAAAGAGAGTAAAACCAACCTGGACGATGTGACATGTGCTAGTGCCTGCGATGACAGCAAGTCGATGTCCGAGGGACTCGTCTACATTCTTGATTGCCTCCGATAGTTGACCGTTCTCCTTGTAACGAGCAGCAACCGTGCCCAACCACCCAGCATATCTGTATCGTTCGATTAGTTCAGGTCAGTCAGCGAAGATATCATGGGACCCCACGCATCAATGACACCACTCCCCACCGGCGTCCCTTCTACCAATCCAAACTCTTCTGCCGCTTTCTTCGAAAGCCCATTCCCAACGGGCATACCAGCCGTGAGGACGTTCAAATTCGCAGCTCCAAGCTGTTTATAATCCCTGTCTACCAGTTCCTTCAACCCAATCTTCTCAAAGAATTCGGCCTGCCACCCTTTCATAGGCACAAATGAGCATTTGCATGTAACAGAACAGCACGAACGACTGCCACATTCCGTCGCTCGGTACGTGAGGAAATCGGGTAGATCGAAGAACTGGCAGCGTTCAAAGAGGGGTCCGGACATGTGTTTCTTCAGCCATAAGACCTTTGGAATTTCCATCTCTAGCTGCCAAACGATGATTAGAGATTTACAGCCACACTGAAAGCATTTCAACTTACACTCATCGTTCCCCCAACATACTCAAGTACCACAGAACCAGTACTGTTGATCAAATCGGCCTCTTTCTCCGCTCGATGGTCAGCCCAAAGTATTATGTTCCTATCGCCCTTCTGGCCCAACTTGTCCCCTTTGGTCACAACGATGGGCTCCATGTCGAAATCACATACTGCCAGAGAACAAGTTGCGTCGAAGCTAAGCCCTTTGATGGATGAAGGGTCAACTTTAGATGTAGACAGACAGATATTTATACAAGTTGAGACGGCATCCCAGATATTTGTTGTGGATTGCTCAAAAATTCGATGGTCAGAGGGATCACGACAGGTTATCGTGTCTTGTATATGAGAAGCAATCGTTTTGCCGCTTGCATTGACGAGAGACGCCCGCGCTGAACCTGTACCGACATCTACACCAATGAAGTAGCTAGCCATGatgggaaagaaaggaacTCAAAGTGCTTATTAGGAAGAGCCAAGCGTGAGTGCGTGAGTCGAGGAACACGGCACAAACTCCCACGACGGTGGAGGGTGGAGAAACAAACAACAGCGTTCAAATGCCAAACTTCCGATTCTCATTATTGTTAAGAGTCAATAAATTAAAGTTCCTCTCTATTGTTATCCTTCCCCTCACTCTCGCTGATAGGCAAGCAAAGAGCAGGCGTCGTACCAGTGATCCCATACTCACACTTCTCCAACTCTACAACCGTAAGAAGCGCGTTTTCTGTTCCACAAGATAGCTCGAGCTATAGACGGGACTGTCAGCAAGGTCAACACCGTCATCGTCGTGTAAACTTACTACAACACTTCTCTCAGGTCCGTTCCAGCATCTGGCGCCATGTTTGTAATATTGTTTCTTATAATACTCTGGTTCTCCGGGTGTAACATCGGGCGATGAGTTCCAGCCGTCGAAATGCCTAGAAAAGGAGAGGGGAACAGGATTAGATTTGACTACATGGCGGATATAAGATGTAACATACCCCAAACTGAATGTTGACCCTCCTTTATTGGGCTTCTGCCTCGCTTCTCCGAATAGACAAACCTCATATGTGTACCTAGAAAACGCACCCAATTCGGCAACAGAAAAAAAAGGATCAAATAAAGGACTTACTCTCCCGTATCCTTTTCCAAACAAAGGCCGTCGAGTTTCTTCCATTCACCGTCTTTTCCAAACCCTTCAACGCTGAACAAGTCATCCAAATCATCTTCTGCATTCTTCTTATTCTCTTCGGCCTTCTTCAAAGCGTTTTCAGCGTCAGTAAAGGCTTGACGAGCGCGCGAGGATTCTTGACTTGAGGTCAGTGACATCGAATAGATGACAACGGAGACGAATGGAGGGGACCTGAAGCACTGGTGTCATCACCACGAATGACTCCCAACAATCTGAACCATGACAAGACTGTGTTTTTGATTTCCTCGTATTGAGGTAGTACGGTATCGGGGAGGTAAGAAGCCAGGTCGAATACTGTGTGCAAACCGAGTTAACTCCTTGATAATCTGCGACATGACTAAATAAACTCACACAACGTGCCCTTCACTGGTGTTCTTACATGCTCATCGTGTTCCAGTAATAACGAGACATAATCAGTGTTCAGAAGCTCATCCAAATCCTGTTCCAGTTCTTCAGCTGTCCACATGccatcgtcctcttcctGGACTGCTGGTTGGGcttgcttttcttcttcttctttctcctcctccttatCCTTTCCAACGTCGTTAATATGCTCCAATCCTGCAATCTGCTCCCATCCCCTGACAGCCTCGAGAACAGCCATATCTTGGTAGTTAGGGTTATAACCTGTGCGCAGAGTGTCCAGAATTGTGCTGAGCTCTTTCGAGCGATCCTGAAGTTTTTTGTGCTCCCGTTGGAGGGATTTAAGGGCAGTGTAATGTTCCATTAAAGAGATGTAAAGGGCTAATGGTTGAAAGGTCAAACTTGATGGGAATTAAGCTGTGGAAATGGGATAGGCGTACGAGACTCCTTCTTGTGTTCCAGTGCGGCGGCGGAAATGGACTCGGCGCGGTCTACAATGTCTATCCAGCAATTCAGAAACTAAGGGATAATGAAATATAAGGCGACCCGGACCTTTCAACCTTGCCACTTCGTTCCGGCGGACGACGATCTCTTGAGAAGTACTTTCGACCAGGGATTCAAGTCGCTTCTTCTCCTTTTGTGCAAAAATGATATATGTGGAACGGATTTTGGAACCCTATGCGAAGGAATCACGACGGCGTCAGCGCGTAGACAATAACTACACATACCGTCTTCCGAATCTTCATCTCCTCATTCCGTTTCTTACGATACGCCTCGCCGACTTCCTTACAGGTGTTGGGGCATACGCCGGGAAGCTCATCGGAGCCGTCACAGCATTCAAGTTCTTGGTATAACTAAAGTAAATAAGAATTCGTAGCAAAGTCTGAAGACTAAACATACCACAAAGCCCGTCATTTACCCTCGAACTTCGTATCGTCGCACCAATATGTCCGACATTGTGACAATAGAAAGCGCTATTCTTGTTCGCACATGCACTAGTTCCAGGCTCGTCACTCCCATCTGGGCAGTCGCAAGAATCATCGTTTACAAAGTCCCAGGGTATTTGTTTAGACCCGTCTAAGCATTTCCAGGAAGACTTCACTGGGACAtatcgagggagaagagACGGGGGAACTCCGAATGTTTTTTCTAGGGCTGCAAAGCATCCTAAGGGAAatgagaggaggaggacgtGTAGTGGTATCATCGAATAAAGGCTAAGCGCTGGCCCGGACGCGACGTGTTGACGTGTTCTGGGAAGAGTAATCATTATGTAAGGAGTCGGAGATCCAAATATGTGGGAAGTACCGAACCTGTCAAGAGAACAGCTCCAAGAGGACGACGAGCTCAACATCGACGGTCGTCAAGAACTATGGTGAGTCTTATCCTTTAATTTCCAAGTAGACTCTGTTTCGGCCCTACATTAGACCCTTCTATGATCCACAGAACGTATATTCCGGCGGGAAATACGGTGGATTGAGGAGCGCGTTATTGGATGTCGTTCGCATTGCTGACtgctctttctcttcctcctagGCCAAAGCAAAAGTTGCTGCACCCTCGGGCGGCAAAGCCGccaaaaagaagaagtggTCCAAGGGAAAGGTTAAGGACAAGTCTCAGCACTTAGTCACACTCGACAGGCCCACATACGACCGTGCCTTGAAGGAAGTCCCCACCTTCCGTTTCATCAGCCAGTCTATCCTCATTGAGAGGCTGAAGATCGGTGGAACCCTTGCGAGAGTTGTGATTCGGCATCTGGAGAAGGAGGGACAGATTAAAAGAATTGTGCACCATTCAAGGCAGTTGATCTACAGTGAGTTTTTTCTCTGATTTGTTGTGCGGCGGGTTCGTTTACTGAGTTTTTTGTTCTTCGTGTAGCACGAGCAACGGCGGCATCGACAGATTAGATATTTCTTGCCCCTGCTCTCGTTTTTCGCTCGCTCTCTGTCTAACAACCCATGCATTAGGCATATGTACACTGCACCACTGAAAATATGTTGCCCCACTAAGGATAAAGTGACTTTGAGCAAATCAATAGCACTAAATAGATGGTGCCAAGGAGACTAATGTCAGATAGACCCATTACTTCTGTGAATGGCTTGCTCTCAGCCTCCCGGTCCTTGGGTCACATTCACTAAATCTAACCATGGTTCTGCTACCCTACCCTATACATAAACGGTAACCTGCTCCCTCTTTgccttcctttcttcttgcaGACATACCGGACATCCGAATGGGCAATTCCCCAAATCAGCTTCCAGAGGACCACGCTTTATACCCACTAACACCCTTCGACCGCCTTTTTGAACGGTCGACGTTCGTAACTGGGTGGCTCCTCGAAGGGAAATTGGACGAACAAGTCCTGAGTGATGCGATACAAAAAGTCACAGAGAAATGGAGGATGTTGGCCGGAAGGGTGGTGTCACGCGAGGAGGGTGAAGGGGTAaatctttctttttcttcctccttcttttccttcccGGAACCTGATTTACGATATCTCGAAGACGTCATGGTACCTCAAAATCCCCCTAGGTCCCCTCCCACCAACCTATGCGACGTACAAAATAACCACCACGAGCTCTCCGAATCCACTGTCCTTCTATAACATCACATTGCCCCTACAACATGGGATCAACAACTCGTTGCCCTACACGTTGTTTCTGCATGCTGACACACCTAGACATTACAAGGCTTGGGCAGAGGGCGGTGGTGTACCTCTGACGTGCTGGCATCTGACATACTTcaatgaaggatatacttGCTTGGGATTCGCTAGGTCCCATGGGGTATTCGACGGTGTTGGTGCTGTACAGGTCGTCAATGCCGTCGTTGACGAGCTGGCTGGAAATGAGACTGAGTGGACTCCACCGCCTCTACCGCTTCCGGGAATGGTGGAGAACCCTGTTCAAAGGGCTCTGGAAGAGATTTCGGCGCAAAATCCCGGGGAAGACGGATTCCCGTTAAAGTCGCCACTGTACTCTGCGATGGGCGTTACTGGGGCGCTAGGAATGGCAGCGTGGCATCTCCGAGAGCGATACTGGAGGAATGCGGTGCCCAGGTGCTTGGTCATACCGGACAGGGTGGTTACGTCCCTTGTGAGAGGAGTGAGGCAGAGGGTACTGGAAGAGAGAGGAAGGGTTGGTTTGGGTACTGAAGAAGTCAGTACAGGAGATGTATTGGTTGCTTGGTTGATGAAAGTGAGTGGGGGCAATACGCGGTCGGGTTTGCATTTGAATCTAACGCCTGATTTCACAGACAATCTATTCTAGAGGAACGAATCCTCACACGACAGTTCATTGCAGCAACCTTGCTTCATTCAGGTCTCTGTTGGGGTCTGACAAAGAGATACTGAAGTATCCC encodes the following:
- a CDS encoding uncharacterized protein (BUSCO:EOG0926195C) — its product is MITLPRTRQHVASGPALSLYSMIPLHVLLLSFPLGCFAALEKTFGVPPSLLPRYVPVKSSWKCLDGSKQIPWDFVNDDSCDCPDGSDEPGTSACANKNSAFYCHNVGHIGATIRSSRVNDGLCELECCDGSDELPGVCPNTCKEVGEAYRKKRNEEMKIRKTGSKIRSTYIIFAQKEKKRLESLVESTSQEIVVRRNEVARLKDIVDRAESISAAALEHKKESPLYISLMEHYTALKSLQREHKKLQDRSKELSTILDTLRTGYNPNYQDMAVLEAVRGWEQIAGLEHINDVGKDKEEEKEEEEKQAQPAVQEEDDGMWTAEELEQDLDELLNTDYVSLLLEHDEHVRTPVKGTLLFDLASYLPDTVLPQYEEIKNTVLSWFRLLGVIRGDDTSASESSRARQAFTDAENALKKAEENKKNAEDDLDDLFSVEGFGKDGEWKKLDGLCLEKDTGEYTYEVCLFGEARQKPNKGGSTFSLGHFDGWNSSPDVTPGEPEYYKKQYYKHGARCWNGPERSVVLELSCGTENALLTVVELEKCEYGITGTTPALCLPISESEGKDNNREEL
- the RPS25A gene encoding ribosomal 40S subunit protein S25A (BUSCO:EOG09265SHL) — protein: MAKAKVAAPSGGKAAKKKKWSKGKVKDKSQHLVTLDRPTYDRALKEVPTFRFISQSILIERLKIGGTLARVVIRHLEKEGQIKRIVHHSRQLIYTRATAASTD